One window from the genome of Paenibacillus azoreducens encodes:
- a CDS encoding GNAT family N-acetyltransferase → MEISLKPVSDENWYDCAQLKVKQEQLNVFPFPVVFWIAESKYVEELELRGVYWNDDLVGFIVFCTKPDENGNFWIPALMIDEKHQGKGFGKAGLKKMIEEMRMMQCKKIMIGHRPNNEVAGELYESLGFKKVSDELVDGEIIRLLEIP, encoded by the coding sequence ATGGAAATTTCACTAAAGCCGGTGTCTGATGAGAACTGGTATGATTGCGCTCAGCTCAAAGTTAAACAAGAACAACTGAACGTGTTCCCGTTTCCCGTTGTGTTCTGGATCGCCGAATCGAAGTATGTGGAAGAGTTGGAATTGCGCGGCGTGTATTGGAATGACGATTTGGTCGGATTTATCGTTTTTTGTACGAAACCGGATGAGAACGGCAACTTCTGGATTCCTGCCTTAATGATTGACGAAAAGCACCAAGGCAAAGGTTTCGGAAAGGCTGGCTTGAAAAAAATGATTGAAGAAATGCGTATGATGCAGTGTAAAAAAATCATGATTGGACATAGGCCGAACAACGAAGTTGCCGGTGAACTGTATGAATCATTAGGATTCAAAAAAGTCAGCGATGAACTCGTGGATGGAGAAATCATACGTCTACTTGAAATCCCGTAA
- a CDS encoding phosphotransferase enzyme family protein, with product MINQQILDQVIKLLGDPSADAKLLGGYFNNVYEIYVSGTPIIAKLFKREDDPEELVLSEIEWVQFLHEHGLNVSAPLLVEGSYINSLPEGMFFVAYPKVAGSHVDIRNENVWNNQLFYDWGKSMGKMHSLSRQYNPRHNRPKWHEHKLYHMNMDQFDFGIQRKWNHYLNEMKAMEQTKDSFGIIHGDLHHHNLFYDEGKLTFIDFGDSEWNWFAYDIAIVIYHASLPVRDSSERAQFAARFYESFMDGYVTENVADSIINQIDYFINFRHLYSCVYHNQYLDKENLTEAQHQYLENMKNSLLEQDSFLGISLAAEKTV from the coding sequence ATGATTAATCAGCAAATATTGGATCAAGTCATCAAGTTATTAGGCGATCCTTCTGCGGATGCCAAGTTATTGGGAGGGTACTTCAACAATGTTTATGAGATCTATGTTTCAGGCACTCCGATCATTGCCAAGCTTTTTAAGCGTGAGGATGATCCCGAAGAACTTGTGTTATCCGAGATCGAGTGGGTTCAATTCCTGCATGAACATGGATTAAATGTAAGCGCTCCACTGCTGGTTGAAGGATCGTATATCAACAGCTTGCCGGAAGGCATGTTTTTTGTGGCCTACCCTAAAGTGGCGGGCAGCCATGTCGATATCCGCAACGAGAACGTGTGGAATAACCAATTGTTTTACGACTGGGGAAAAAGCATGGGGAAAATGCACTCGCTCTCCAGGCAATATAACCCAAGACATAACCGTCCGAAGTGGCATGAACATAAGCTTTACCATATGAACATGGATCAGTTTGACTTCGGGATTCAGAGGAAATGGAACCATTATTTGAATGAAATGAAGGCGATGGAGCAGACAAAAGATTCCTTTGGAATTATTCATGGCGATTTGCATCATCATAATTTGTTTTACGACGAGGGGAAGTTGACGTTTATTGATTTTGGGGATAGCGAGTGGAATTGGTTTGCTTACGACATCGCCATCGTTATCTATCATGCTTCTTTGCCGGTTAGGGATTCGTCCGAGCGTGCTCAATTTGCGGCCCGGTTCTATGAGTCGTTTATGGATGGCTACGTGACGGAAAATGTGGCGGACTCCATTATTAATCAAATCGATTATTTTATTAATTTCAGGCATTTATACTCCTGTGTGTATCATAATCAATATTTAGATAAGGAAAATTTAACCGAAGCCCAGCATCAATATTTGGAAAATATGAAAAACTCCTTGCTGGAGCAGGATTCGTTTTTAGGCATATCTTTAGCCGCTGAAAAGACAGTTTAG
- a CDS encoding class I SAM-dependent methyltransferase translates to MQQVPKQKGNYGIDAPIVVRNLSLMGIGFLMIGVAAFFVFPARLQWLGITMGVVFLLTCLIGTVEALYMVWSSKVGKFRERERLLDLVAPRGDEKVLDVGCGRGLVLNAAARRLTTGKAVGVDIWNKQDQSGNDPEVTRANARIEGVADRVEIISGDARNMPFTDNDFDVVVSSLAIHNIKNSVDRSRALGEIMRVLKPGGRFAILDFQHVGEYAEVFVKLGALDVRVVGPHWLIFPPVRIVTGSKPGEREG, encoded by the coding sequence ATGCAGCAAGTTCCAAAACAGAAAGGCAACTATGGTATTGATGCTCCGATCGTTGTCCGTAACCTGTCGCTGATGGGAATCGGATTTCTAATGATTGGCGTGGCTGCCTTTTTTGTGTTCCCGGCACGGCTGCAGTGGCTGGGAATAACGATGGGTGTCGTATTTTTGCTTACCTGTTTGATTGGGACGGTTGAAGCGCTGTATATGGTATGGAGCAGCAAAGTGGGAAAGTTTCGCGAACGGGAGCGGCTGCTTGATCTCGTTGCTCCCCGCGGGGATGAGAAAGTGCTCGATGTCGGCTGCGGCAGGGGGCTCGTGTTGAATGCGGCGGCCCGCAGACTGACGACAGGTAAAGCTGTCGGCGTTGATATCTGGAACAAACAGGATCAGTCCGGAAATGACCCCGAAGTGACAAGGGCAAACGCCCGCATTGAAGGGGTGGCGGATCGGGTGGAGATCATTAGCGGCGATGCGCGAAATATGCCGTTTACGGACAACGATTTTGATGTGGTGGTCTCCAGCTTGGCGATTCATAACATTAAAAATTCGGTTGATCGCTCCCGGGCTTTAGGGGAAATCATGCGCGTGCTTAAACCCGGCGGGAGGTTCGCCATTCTTGATTTTCAGCATGTGGGGGAATATGCGGAAGTGTTTGTAAAGCTTGGCGCTCTTGATGTAAGGGTTGTCGGTCCGCATTGGCTGATCTTTCCCCCGGTCCGTATCGTAACGGGAAGCAAGCCCGGGGAGCGGGAAGGCTAG
- a CDS encoding helix-hairpin-helix domain-containing protein, whose translation MPNAKAPKLDLTAAEKTALRKRKIKISEIIHHSVDQLCSLLGISVQRAKELKAQAEFQSIPSIGPKFAQDLMQLGYFSLDDLIGKDGAILMEELEQLHGIRIDPCVEDQFRLVVHYASYRDSNKQWWDFTEERKKHREQKALERKG comes from the coding sequence ATGCCAAATGCAAAAGCGCCAAAGCTGGATTTGACTGCAGCCGAGAAAACAGCCCTAAGGAAGCGCAAAATAAAAATCAGTGAGATTATCCATCATTCCGTCGATCAACTGTGTTCGCTGCTCGGCATTTCCGTTCAGCGGGCCAAAGAACTAAAGGCGCAGGCTGAATTTCAGAGCATCCCCTCGATTGGACCAAAGTTTGCGCAGGATCTCATGCAGTTGGGCTATTTTTCGTTGGATGATTTGATCGGGAAAGACGGGGCGATTCTAATGGAAGAATTAGAACAATTGCATGGAATCCGCATAGACCCTTGCGTTGAAGACCAATTCCGGTTGGTCGTGCATTATGCCAGTTACCGCGACAGCAATAAACAGTGGTGGGATTTTACCGAAGAACGGAAAAAGCACAGAGAACAAAAGGCGCTTGAAAGAAAAGGATGA
- a CDS encoding HAD family hydrolase, with the protein MYKAIIFDLDNTLLNYSLSELDSMKRTLRDHQLFINEDENWGKFWDAYTAINFRYWIDFVNKQGPNQSIEEVLSSSFRDTLHLSPAQNESLSNTYWNYFCNTCYFEDGAEELLHSLNASYKLGVISNGVSVAQRKRLTAGNIYDMFESIVVSDEAGIRKPRKEIFDLSLNELGLSNHEVLFVGDSITDDYQGAKNAGIDFCFYNRNVLTLTEEHQPKYVVSQLHELLEVI; encoded by the coding sequence ATGTATAAAGCGATTATTTTTGACCTTGATAATACACTTTTAAACTACTCGTTAAGCGAACTGGATTCTATGAAAAGAACTCTCCGGGATCATCAATTATTCATAAATGAAGATGAGAATTGGGGCAAGTTCTGGGATGCATATACGGCAATTAACTTCAGATATTGGATAGATTTCGTGAATAAGCAGGGGCCGAATCAATCCATTGAGGAGGTTCTGAGCAGTTCCTTCCGGGACACGTTACATCTTAGTCCAGCCCAGAATGAATCGCTTTCCAATACCTATTGGAATTATTTTTGCAATACATGTTATTTTGAAGACGGAGCGGAGGAACTGCTTCATTCCTTGAACGCTAGTTACAAGCTGGGAGTTATTTCAAACGGAGTCAGCGTAGCGCAGCGGAAGAGATTGACTGCCGGTAATATCTATGACATGTTCGAATCGATCGTTGTTTCGGATGAAGCGGGAATCAGAAAGCCGAGAAAAGAGATTTTCGATCTATCGCTAAATGAACTCGGCTTATCCAATCATGAGGTGCTGTTTGTTGGCGACTCGATAACTGATGATTATCAAGGGGCCAAGAATGCAGGGATCGATTTTTGTTTCTATAACAGAAATGTTTTAACGCTAACGGAGGAACATCAGCCCAAATATGTGGTAAGCCAATTACATGAGCTATTGGAGGTTATTTAA
- a CDS encoding GRAM domain-containing protein, with the protein MMTDMPKISLKYSVWTKVRLNTALIAVNKYWINLIVFAPNAETKSNVKESGVCIMLQESETIIFKKAANLFRGLEAVGGWVTLTDQRLIFEPHRINIQTEPLVLTYKEMIGIEKRNTLNLVPNGIKITTESGGEYKFVIWKRTAFIKYVNERIRESQQQYL; encoded by the coding sequence ATGATGACAGATATGCCGAAGATCAGCCTAAAATACAGCGTATGGACAAAGGTGAGGTTAAATACTGCCCTTATTGCGGTAAATAAATATTGGATCAATCTTATAGTTTTTGCGCCAAATGCGGAAACGAAATCAAACGTTAAAGAAAGTGGTGTATGCATAATGCTGCAAGAATCCGAGACTATCATCTTCAAAAAAGCCGCCAATTTATTTAGAGGTTTAGAAGCAGTCGGGGGATGGGTAACCTTGACAGATCAACGATTGATCTTTGAACCTCACCGCATCAATATTCAGACAGAACCGCTGGTACTGACTTATAAAGAAATGATCGGGATCGAGAAAAGAAATACGTTAAACCTGGTGCCGAACGGAATTAAAATCACGACAGAATCAGGGGGGGAATACAAGTTTGTTATATGGAAACGGACAGCTTTTATTAAATACGTCAATGAAAGAATCCGTGAATCCCAGCAGCAATATCTGTGA
- the erm gene encoding 23S ribosomal RNA methyltransferase Erm yields MSKNVPKRHEKSKVSTNFSSQHLLINDRIVQDLIDLAKINSTDTVLDIGAGTGAITFPLAEIAASVLAIENDPGFVRKLASKIQDKTNIRIHQMDVLQLNLPRKPFSVVANIPYSITTPILGKLLDVPTVHLQRAALIVEKGAAKRFTAVPITNPRILAWRMWFDFKLVRSVSSSHFSPPPRVESAILTVSRKKKPAVPPHHHIRFKALAANGLRLPQLPLVAALVEVFTPPQIAKLARMFGIDRNQPIGHLTEEQWGQLFLAMLQHVESYRWPKIPKNFRTHKKKR; encoded by the coding sequence ATGTCCAAAAATGTTCCAAAACGTCATGAAAAGTCCAAGGTATCGACCAACTTTTCATCACAGCATTTGTTAATCAATGATCGTATAGTCCAGGATTTGATTGATCTGGCGAAAATCAATTCAACGGACACTGTATTGGATATCGGGGCGGGGACCGGAGCCATCACCTTCCCGCTGGCAGAGATAGCCGCGAGCGTACTGGCTATTGAGAATGATCCCGGATTTGTCCGTAAGCTTGCGAGTAAGATACAAGATAAAACGAATATCCGAATCCATCAGATGGATGTTTTGCAGCTGAATTTGCCGCGGAAGCCGTTCTCGGTGGTGGCCAACATTCCGTACTCGATTACCACGCCGATCCTCGGAAAGCTGTTAGACGTACCAACCGTGCACCTGCAGCGAGCAGCACTCATCGTTGAGAAAGGGGCGGCCAAACGCTTTACCGCAGTTCCGATCACGAACCCGCGCATTCTCGCATGGAGAATGTGGTTTGATTTTAAGCTCGTCCGATCGGTATCGTCAAGCCATTTCTCACCGCCGCCCCGCGTGGAATCAGCAATTTTAACGGTTAGCAGAAAGAAGAAACCTGCGGTTCCTCCGCATCATCATATCAGGTTTAAGGCGCTGGCTGCGAATGGACTCCGATTGCCGCAGTTACCCTTGGTTGCAGCCCTGGTAGAAGTCTTCACGCCTCCGCAAATCGCTAAGTTGGCGAGGATGTTCGGAATCGATCGGAATCAGCCAATCGGTCATCTTACGGAAGAGCAGTGGGGCCAGCTCTTTCTTGCCATGCTTCAGCACGTTGAATCCTACCGGTGGCCGAAGATACCGAAGAACTTTAGAACGCATAAGAAGAAGCGGTAA
- a CDS encoding nitroreductase: protein MLDVSRMMFEGFILSAVFLFIVLVSLAYNPRIWLQDYPKDIQNLAAVQTPKEQKQFKLIGAVIFAFALVPFILSLMFDGEQIPFRAAFGHFYVVFTMVSLSDLVVLDWVIFCLITPRFIIIPGTHGAKGYKDVLFHFIGFLKGQIIFGVVSLILAGLRVTIAWL, encoded by the coding sequence TTGTTGGATGTTTCACGGATGATGTTTGAAGGCTTCATATTATCTGCCGTCTTTTTATTCATCGTACTTGTCTCGCTAGCATACAATCCGCGAATTTGGCTGCAGGATTATCCCAAGGATATTCAAAACCTAGCAGCTGTGCAGACCCCAAAGGAGCAAAAACAGTTTAAATTGATTGGAGCTGTCATCTTTGCTTTTGCTCTCGTTCCATTCATTCTGTCCTTGATGTTTGATGGAGAGCAGATTCCGTTCCGGGCAGCGTTTGGACACTTCTATGTTGTATTCACGATGGTAAGCCTGTCTGATCTGGTGGTTCTCGACTGGGTCATTTTTTGCCTGATTACGCCGCGCTTTATTATCATCCCGGGTACTCATGGAGCCAAAGGATATAAAGATGTTCTTTTTCATTTTATCGGATTCCTTAAAGGTCAAATCATATTTGGCGTTGTCTCCCTGATCCTCGCTGGATTGCGTGTTACCATCGCTTGGCTGTAG
- a CDS encoding NUDIX hydrolase: MAMPTHIVAAGGIVEDGQGNILLVQTIHGGWVFPGGQVETGENLMDALAREIKEESGIETEVSILIGVYSNTGTNKWHDRVTDIPTKVMLDYICRPVGGELGTSDETSESRWVPRDKVLEMITSPAIRTRYQAYLDLDGHVHYMEYVTKPELEIKRKRTT; encoded by the coding sequence ATGGCAATGCCAACGCATATTGTAGCGGCAGGCGGAATCGTGGAAGATGGGCAGGGGAATATTTTATTGGTGCAGACAATCCATGGCGGATGGGTATTTCCCGGTGGGCAGGTGGAAACGGGAGAAAACCTAATGGATGCGCTCGCCAGGGAGATAAAGGAGGAAAGCGGGATTGAGACTGAGGTTTCTATCTTGATTGGCGTGTACTCCAACACGGGAACTAATAAATGGCATGATAGAGTGACAGATATACCTACAAAGGTTATGTTGGATTATATATGCAGACCTGTGGGCGGAGAACTGGGCACATCGGATGAAACGTCGGAAAGCCGCTGGGTTCCAAGGGACAAAGTGTTGGAGATGATCACTTCGCCTGCGATTCGGACCCGGTATCAAGCATATCTGGATCTTGACGGTCATGTTCATTATATGGAATACGTTACGAAACCCGAGTTAGAAATCAAACGGAAGCGAACGACTTGA
- a CDS encoding YbaK/EbsC family protein: MNPLKESAQRIQDKLSELGYTHQVVELPESTRTAQEAAAAIGCEVAQIAKSIIFRLQPSDKALLVVTSGVNRVNEKHLANTLHEKLGKADADFVRERTGFVIGGVAPIGHLDPIRTLIDEDLLQFDTIWAAAGHPKAVFELTPDELVNMTGGQVLSVK; encoded by the coding sequence GTGAATCCGTTAAAAGAAAGCGCACAACGCATACAAGATAAACTGTCGGAATTGGGTTATACCCATCAAGTGGTGGAATTGCCTGAAAGCACACGCACGGCCCAGGAGGCCGCGGCTGCAATCGGCTGCGAAGTTGCGCAAATCGCCAAATCGATTATTTTCCGCCTCCAGCCTTCGGATAAGGCACTGCTCGTCGTTACCAGCGGCGTCAACCGCGTCAATGAAAAACATCTCGCCAACACACTGCATGAAAAGCTCGGCAAGGCCGATGCGGACTTCGTGCGCGAACGTACGGGATTTGTTATTGGCGGAGTTGCGCCGATAGGCCATCTTGACCCGATCAGGACCTTGATCGACGAAGACCTTTTGCAATTCGACACGATCTGGGCCGCAGCAGGGCATCCAAAAGCCGTATTTGAATTAACGCCGGATGAACTCGTCAATATGACCGGCGGACAAGTCTTATCCGTCAAATAG